The following nucleotide sequence is from Nitrospira sp..
ACCCCAAATCCTGGCGACGATTCGCCGTATCCTGTCGGACCACAATCACGTGGAGGAACAGGCCGGCGGGCTGTATGAGATCGGTGATCGATTGCCGCCTGCGGAGATCGAACCCCTCCTGGCCGCCCTGCGCGCCGCCCCGACCGTGGCCGTCATGCGACATTCCGACAGCCCGGCGGTGATGAAGACGCTGCAGGGCGCCTTGCAACGGGCTGGGTACCAGTTGGAGAATGCCTCGGCCCAAGCGCCGTTCCGTTCGGACGGAGCAAGGTAACAGGAGCCTCTCCATGCTGGTTCGTCATCCGCAACGCTTGCCCCTGTTGGGTTTGGGGATGGTGGCGTTGTTGGCGGGGCTGCTGGCCGGGCTGTTACGGTTGGGATGGGATCTGCCTGTGCCATGGGCGGGATTTTCAACGCTGCATGGGCCGCTCATGGTCTCCGGCTTTCTCGGTACCTTGATCAGCCTTGAACGGGCGGTGGCCTTGGGGCGGCTGTGGGGCTATGCGGCGCCGCTGCTGAGCGGGTTGGGCGGCCTGGCGTTGATCGTCGGCCTGCCCGTCGTCGTGGCGCAGGGGCTCCTTGCGTCAGGAAGTATCGGGCTGGGGGCGATTTTTCTCGCCATTCTGCAACGGCATCGGGCGCTTTACACGGTGACGATGGCCGTGGGATCCGGCCTCTGGATTCTAGGCAATCTCCTCTGGGCGGCCGGCTGGCCGCTCTTTCAGGTCGTGTTTTGGTGGGCCGCGTTTCTGTTGGTGACGATCGCGGGTGAGCGGCTCGAACTCGCCCGGTTGCAACAGCTCACGGGAGGCGCGCAGCCGTCGTTCTTGGTCTTGCTCGGTCTGCTGTTCACGGGCCTGCTCCTGATGGAGTGGTCCTTCGCCTGGGGGGCGCGCCTGTTCGGGGTGGGATTGTTGGGACTGTCCTGGTGGCTGAGTCGGCATGATATTGCTCGGCGGACGGTGAAACAGTCGGGGGTGACGCGGTTCATCGCGGTCTGCCTCCTAACCGGATATGGCTGGTTGGGCGTGAGTGGGTTGTTGGCCCTGTGGGTCGGCGGGGTCCCTGTCGGGCCGCAGTATGATGCCATCCTGCACTCGTTTTTTCTGGGGTTTGTGTTCGCGATGATCTTCGCCCATGCGCCGATTATTTTCCCGGCGGTGTTGGGGGCGGGGATGGGGTATCGACCGCTGTTTTATGCGCATGTCGCACTATTGCAGGTGACGTTGGTGATGCGTGTGGTCGGCGACGTGGCGGGGTGGGTCGCTGGGCGGCAGGTCGGCGGATTGCTTAATGTGCTGACGCTGGTCTTGTTTCTGGCGAATACGGTGTCGGCGCTGAAGCGTCCGATGGAACGAACGGGGGCCGCACAGGCGCGGCCGTCGTGAAAGGAAGATTCGCATGTCGGTGGAGCAGAACCCGGCCGGTGCCGACCCGCGGGTGACGGAGGCTTTGCGGCAGGTCGTCGACCCTGAACTGGGGATCAACATCGTCGACCTGGGGTTGGTGTACGGCAGCGAGGTGCGCGATGGGCTGGTGCACGTGACCATGACGATGACGACGCCCGCCTGTCCGATGGAGGAGTTGCTTATGGAAATGGTGCATTCGGCCATCCTCCGCGAGGTGGCGGATGCCCGTTCCGTGGAGGTCGATCTCGTCTGGGATCCGCCCTGGAAACCGGACATGATGAGTGCCGAGGCCAAGGCGCAACTCGGGCGCGCGTGAGGCCAGTTCCATGGAAGACAGGAGCACGACATGGGTACGATGACGGCGGCACAACTCATCGTTCGGTGCCTGGAACAGGAACAGGTCAACTGCATTTTCGGCCTTCCCGGCGAAGAAACCCTTGCCTTGACCGATGCGCTGCTCGATTCCCGGATCAGGTTCATTGAAACGCGACACGAGCAGGGCGCGGCCTTCATGGCGGATGTGTACGGGCGTCTGAGCGGAAAGGCCGGCGTCTGCCTCTCGACGCTGGGGCCCGGCGCAACCAACCTGTTGACCGGCGTGGCGGACGCGTATCTGGATCGGGCTCCGCTCGTGGCCATTACGGGACAAGCTTCCTCTACTCGGCGGCACAAGGAGTCTCATCAGTACATCGACGTGGTGTCGATGTTGAAGCCGATCACCAAGTGGAATACCTCGATTCCGAAAGCCGAGGTGATTCCCGAGGCGGTGCGGAAGGCCTTCAAGATCGCACAAACGGAGAAGCCCGGCTCGACGCATCTGGAACTTCCTGAAGACATTGCGGAGGAGGCGGTGGTCTCGGAGCGTGTGCCGCTCTTCGTTCAGTCGCCGATACTGCCCGAACCGGCGCCCACACAAGTCGGGCGCGCGGTCCGCGCGCTCGCGGCTGCCGAACGTCCGCTCATTCTGGCGGGAAACGGCGTCATTCGCGGCGGCGCGGCCGACGCGGTCCGGCACTTTGCGCGGGCGTTTCGCATTCCGGTGCTCCACACGTTCATGGCCAAGGGGGTGTTGCCGGACAGCGATCCCCTGTCGCTCTACACGATTGGCCTGCAGGCTCGTGACTATGCAGCCTTGGTCATGGAACGGGCCGACGTGGTCATGACGGTGGGGTATGATTTCGTGGAGTATGCGCCCTGCTTCTGGAACGCCGACCGGGACAAACGCATCGTGCATGTCGACGTGTCGCCGGCCGAGGTGGATGAACACTATATCGTCGAGGTCGGCGTGCTCGGTGATCTCCGTCTGTCGTTAGGGCTGATGGGGGCCGGGCTGGAGCCGTTCGATGGAAAGTGGGCGACGGAGGCCAGGGCGACGATTCTGAACGGCTTCGAAGCCGAGTCGGACGGACCCCTGCCCGGACCGGTGCGGCCTCAACGGCTGATGCGGGAATTGCGCGCGGCCCTGGCGCCGGACGACGTGGTGATCTGCGACGTCGGCGCCCACAAGCTGTGGATGGCGCGGATGTTTCCCTGCGAACAGCCGAATTCCTGCATTATCTCGAACGGGTTTGCCACGATGGGGCTTGCGGTTCCCGGCGCGCTGGCGGCTAAATTGTGGACCCCCGGTCGGCGTGTGGTTGCGGTCACCGGCGATGGCGGGTTTCTCATGAATTCGCAAGAACTGGAAACCGCCGTGCGCCTCCGGCTTCCGTTCGTGACCCTGGTCTGGCGGGATAACGGATACGGGGTGATCCGGTGGAAGCAACAGGTTCGATACGGGCGGACGTCGGCTGTCGAGTTCGGAAATCCCGATCTCGTGCGGTATGCGGAGAGTTTCGGCGCGAGCGGGTATCGGATTGCCGATCCCTCGGAATTGGGACCGGTCCTGGCCAAGGCGCTGGCCGAACCCGTACCGGCCGTCATCGACTGTCCCGTCGACTATGCCGAGAATCTTCGTCTCACGGAACGGTTGAAGGCCCTGCCGCATTCACTGATGCGGCGGGTACGGCCCTAGAAACCGTGAGATGCGGTCCATGTCTGGATCGCCCGCAAGTCCGTCGGGGGGTGGTGATTCGGGCTGCTGCCCCGGTACAATGGCCTCCCACGAGGTGGGTATGATCTACACGGCGATGAATTTCGGCGACCATCGGCATTGCGAGGCCCTGTCGGGCTGCTTTCGAGGAAAACTCTGCGATCAACTCACGAACCGTCTCGGCTATCGTGTCGCCAAGGGCGATCTCGTGTATGGACTCGGCGACCCGGCCCAGAGTGTGTTCTTTCTCCGCCGCGGCTTGGTGAAGTTGACCTCGTTGACCGAAGACGGCCGCGAGTTGATCTTGCGCCTCCATCAATCCGGCGATGTGTTCGGCGAACTGTGCCACTGCACCGGCGAGCGGCGTGAGCAGGCCGTGGCCATGGAAGAGTGTGACGTGGTGGAACTGGGCTTCGAGGAATTCATCGCACATCTCCAAACCAACCGCCCGGCCTTCATGTTGTTCCTCGCCAATGTGGCGCAGCAGCTTTCCGCCGCCTACGACCAAATCCAGACGCTGTCATTCGGCACGACCATGGAGCGCCTGGCGCGGACCCTGGAGCGCTTGGCCGAGGACTTCGGCGAGGCCGAGGGTGAGTGGATTCGGCTGACCCACTACTTCCGTCAGGACGAGCTGGCGCAGATGATCGGCGCACGGCGAGAGGTGGTCTCGACCCTGCTGAATCAGCTGCGGGATCAGGGCCTGGTGTCGTACGATCGGAAAAACACGCTGCTCGTCAGGCGGGCCGGATTGGAACGGTTTACTGTGGCACCCGAAAGGACCCCTGCGGGCCTCTAGCGCAGGCCGGAATTGTTTCCCCCCTGTTATCCCGCTAACAGACAATCTCGCACCCATTCTCTATCCTTGCCGACCAGTGCAACAGTCGGCCACGCGCCGACACGTTGGGCCTGCTGCGACTGACGGCCTTTTCATATGAGGTCCGCTGCGCGCCCATCGGTTTATTGGCTGTATCGTTCAACCAAAGGGGGGTGTGTTGATGTGCACTCAAATGCGTCTCTGGGCTCTGTCTTTGCTCGTGCTCTCCAGTGCGGCCTGTTCGACGACCGGCGGGACGCCGGCGACGTCCGGAGCGGCAGCTGCTCCGACCAAATCGGCCAAGGTGACCGAAACCAAGGCAGATCTGCGCGACCTGTGGCTCGGCCACATCGTCTCGATCCGCAACGTAGCGGTGGCGACGGTGGACAAGAATGCCCCGGCGCGCGAGGCAGCCGAACAGACGGTCGTGGCCAACGCGCAGCAGATCGCCGGGTCCATCGAGCCTTTTTACGGCAAGCCGGCGTCGGAGAAGCTCTTCACGTTGCTGGCCGCCCACTACGGCGCGATCCGCGAGTATTTGGATGCCACGGTCGCAGGCGACGCCGCACGGCAGGACGTCGCGGTGAAGCACCTGACCGCGAATGCGGGAGAGATTTCCGCGTTCTTGAGCGGTGCCAATCCCAATTGGCCGAAGGATACGGTCATGGGCCTGCTGACGGCCCATGCGGCCCATCACCTCACGCAGTTCCAGCAACTGAAGGAGGCGGATTATACGCGTGAGGCGGAGACCTGGCATGGCATGAAGTCCCACATCTACGTGGTGGCGGATGCGCTGACCGACGGCTTGGCCGCGCAGTTCCCGACTAAGTTCTAGGCAAGCGGTGGGGCTGACGGCATCGGTGGTGCCGTCATGGCCCCGAGTGCCACGACGTCGATCGGAGGCCGGCATCCGGCA
It contains:
- a CDS encoding metal-sulfur cluster assembly factor, yielding MSVEQNPAGADPRVTEALRQVVDPELGINIVDLGLVYGSEVRDGLVHVTMTMTTPACPMEELLMEMVHSAILREVADARSVEVDLVWDPPWKPDMMSAEAKAQLGRA
- a CDS encoding acetolactate synthase large subunit gives rise to the protein MGTMTAAQLIVRCLEQEQVNCIFGLPGEETLALTDALLDSRIRFIETRHEQGAAFMADVYGRLSGKAGVCLSTLGPGATNLLTGVADAYLDRAPLVAITGQASSTRRHKESHQYIDVVSMLKPITKWNTSIPKAEVIPEAVRKAFKIAQTEKPGSTHLELPEDIAEEAVVSERVPLFVQSPILPEPAPTQVGRAVRALAAAERPLILAGNGVIRGGAADAVRHFARAFRIPVLHTFMAKGVLPDSDPLSLYTIGLQARDYAALVMERADVVMTVGYDFVEYAPCFWNADRDKRIVHVDVSPAEVDEHYIVEVGVLGDLRLSLGLMGAGLEPFDGKWATEARATILNGFEAESDGPLPGPVRPQRLMRELRAALAPDDVVICDVGAHKLWMARMFPCEQPNSCIISNGFATMGLAVPGALAAKLWTPGRRVVAVTGDGGFLMNSQELETAVRLRLPFVTLVWRDNGYGVIRWKQQVRYGRTSAVEFGNPDLVRYAESFGASGYRIADPSELGPVLAKALAEPVPAVIDCPVDYAENLRLTERLKALPHSLMRRVRP
- a CDS encoding Crp/Fnr family transcriptional regulator is translated as MGMIYTAMNFGDHRHCEALSGCFRGKLCDQLTNRLGYRVAKGDLVYGLGDPAQSVFFLRRGLVKLTSLTEDGRELILRLHQSGDVFGELCHCTGERREQAVAMEECDVVELGFEEFIAHLQTNRPAFMLFLANVAQQLSAAYDQIQTLSFGTTMERLARTLERLAEDFGEAEGEWIRLTHYFRQDELAQMIGARREVVSTLLNQLRDQGLVSYDRKNTLLVRRAGLERFTVAPERTPAGL